The DNA region TGCGCCGATCCCGTCACCGTCCTCGGGCTCGGCGCCATGGGCACCGCCCTGGCCGGAGCCCTGCTCGACGCCGGCCGCGCCACCACCGTGTGGAACCGCACCCCCGCCAAGGCCGGGCCGCTCGTCGCCCGCGGCGCCGCCCACGCCGCCACCGCGGAGGAGGCGGTCACGGCGAACGAGCTGATCGTCGCCTGCGTCCTCGACTACGCCGCACTCCGCGCGGTCCTGGCGGGGCGGGAAGGAGCCCTCGCCGGGCGGACCCTGGTCAACCTCACGTCCGGATCGCCCGAGGAGGCCCGCGAGTTCGCGGGATGGGCCGCCGCACACGGACTCGGCTACCTGGACGGGGCCGTCATGATCACCCCGCCCGGCATCGGCGGCCCCGATGCGATGCTGCTCTACAGCGGTGAGGCCGGTGCGTTCGCCCGCTACCGCGACGCCCTCACCGTGTTCGGCGACCCGGTCGACCTCGGCCGGGACCCGGGGGCCGCGAGCCTGTACGACGTGGCGCTGCTCGGCCTGATGTGGTCCTCGCTCAGCGGCTGGCTGCACGGAGCGGCCCTGGTCGGCGCGGACGGGGTGACGGCCACCGACTTCACGCCGGTCGCCAACCGCTGGCTCGCCGGAGCCGTCACCGGATTCGTCTCCCGGTACGCGGCCCAGGTCGACGCCGGGAGCTACCCCGGCGACGACGCCAGCCTCGACGTCCACCGCGCCGCCATGGCCCACCTGCTGCACGCCGGGCGGGCCCGCGGACTCGACACCGCGCTGCCCGCGCTGCTCGCCGACCAGGTCGACCGCGCCATCGCCGCCGGCCACGGGGCCGACAGCTACGCCCGCCTGGTCGAGGTGATCGGCGAGTGACGGCGCTCCCGACCACCCGGGTCGACTGGCCCGGTCTCGTCACCCGGGCCGCCGGGGCGACGACCGCCGTCCTCGCCGGGGCCGCCGACGCCGACTGGACGCGGCGCCCGGCGGGCAGCGCGTGGACCTGCCGGGAGACGCTCGACCACCTCGCGCTCGGGGTGCTCGGTTACGCGGGCCTCCTCACCGCGCGGCCGACCGACCGGTACATCGCCCTGTTCGGTTCGCTGGATCCGGCCGCACCCGTCCCGCACTGCCTGGAGGGGCTGCGGATCGCCGCGGCGCTGCTG from Kitasatospora sp. NBC_00458 includes:
- a CDS encoding NAD(P)-dependent oxidoreductase; the protein is MPYTPALVPVAVPAGACADPVTVLGLGAMGTALAGALLDAGRATTVWNRTPAKAGPLVARGAAHAATAEEAVTANELIVACVLDYAALRAVLAGREGALAGRTLVNLTSGSPEEAREFAGWAAAHGLGYLDGAVMITPPGIGGPDAMLLYSGEAGAFARYRDALTVFGDPVDLGRDPGAASLYDVALLGLMWSSLSGWLHGAALVGADGVTATDFTPVANRWLAGAVTGFVSRYAAQVDAGSYPGDDASLDVHRAAMAHLLHAGRARGLDTALPALLADQVDRAIAAGHGADSYARLVEVIGE